The following nucleotide sequence is from Mytilus galloprovincialis chromosome 12, xbMytGall1.hap1.1, whole genome shotgun sequence.
AGAAAGCTTATCATCTGTTGACCAAGAAACCCTAGATAGGTGGTGGACAATGTTAGAAGGATCCGTTCTAGGTTTAGCTAGTAAAGTTACACCTACTTGCTTTGAAGAATCAGTCAATACGAGTATTGATTTATTGAAGATATCTAATTTTGACGTCAAGTGTGTAAAAGATATGGTGGACAAGATAACAGATGAAAAGGTAAATTTAATCTCTCCTTCCGCCAAACTGGTGACagttaaaattgttgaaaatcgcAAATTCATGATATTTAGAAATATATGACTTACAAGAACGCGTGTCTTTGTGATTTTATACTATAGTTTCagataagggagaaggtttggtactattaaaacgtttaatcctgctgcaattgtttgccctttcctaagtcaggaatctgatgttcagtggttgtcgtctgtttatgtggttcataagttatcgtttcttgtttttttatatagattagaccgttggttttcccgtttgaatggtttaaactAGAAATTTGTGGggcccattatagcttgctgttcagtgtgagccaaggctcgtgttgaaggctgtaccttgacctataatggtttatactttgataaattgttacttggatggagagttgtctcattggcactcataccacttcttcctATATATCTATGTAGAAATACTTATTTCAGTGGTACTCGAGACAATACTAATACACAAACATTCAATTATTCCACCGTAAACACATATCTAAAGTAATCAAATtgattcatttataaaaaaaaagttggatGCAATAAATACATGAAGTACGTGTTTTCAAATATGTaactttttgattttaaaaagtaaaatcacaaaaatactgaactccgaggacaattcaatcgtaaagtccataatcaaatggcaaaatataaatgacaaaacacatcaaacgaatggacaacagctgtcatattcctgacttggtacaggcattttcaaaaatGACAACTGTTTAACTGATAAGTTTGCAATCGGAATTTGCGCATCAGATAGTAAAAAACAGATAGGCGTACACTAACAAATATCTTTTGATTTGAAACCCatataataccaatgcaaacataaggtaaaagtccaagtcagcttttcccgccatatttaaaaaatcaaatatcttgaaaaggagctccatgacctatttacagcttattttgttccttaactaatgctcttctTACTAAAAGTATCAGTTTTAAATGCTTCATTTTTGGATTCACAAaccctcacctaagtacatccttaatgttTGAAATTAAGCAACATCATTGATTTAAGTTTTAAAACTATACATCTATTTATGCAGTGTCTTGGTATAAGGAAACAGCTCGGCAGGATAAGTACTGACATATtcacaaacaacagtccacatCAGGATGGTGCTCTGAAAGAAGAAATGAACGAAGACTTTCAGCAAGATAAAGGTACATGTAGAAGCTCAGTCGTGGTAGAATTAGGAAATTGTTTTAAAAGGTCCCGAATTTGCGGAAAAAGCGTTGTATGCTGTGTCAAATCAATATTTAACTCTGAGAGTTCATATTTAAAACATACTTTAACGTTTTACGCATGCGGATAAATACTGATAAACAAAAATCTGTGCAGTAATATAAATCAAGCTTTAAGGCGATAGTGGTTTGACGTTGTTCATATTTCGTAAATCAATAAGAAAGAGACACATTAACCATATTAAGGATGTACTCCTCTGATGTGCCAAAATTACTAGcactaaacttttttttttcatagcctgatttttggatttatttgactgaaaaaaaaaaatggtgaaaaaaatcatatgatggtgcacttctttttttgcccatagttctttattactttaggccaaataaaaatatatgtgtggttccagtaaccctaccttccctactttttcgcctcaaaaatagcctaccctaaagattttattgtcttttttcattaagcactgttaaattcagaatgttgctcccatagactcaatgtaaaaaaaaaccataaaattaaaaaaaaaatccctatctaCCTAACCTAAcgtttttcagatgtaactggaaccacacatacatttttatttggccttaaatTCCCATCCAAATCGTCATGATTTATTGGCTTGCACATCATGGGACTTGATATCATTGTAGAATTTACCCTGATTAATTTCAATGATCGAAATTACATTTTCCATAATGTGTTTTTGTATATTATATGTTAAACGATATATTTTGAATGATAATAGGTAAAGTTATAAATAATTGTAACATAGATAAGCAAACACACATTCTATTATTTAGACATAAAACCTGAAAGAACAACGATCAAAACAGAATGCAATTCATCGTTAACTGATGGTAACTGTTTAAACGAATGTCCATTGTGTCATAACATTGTGTCATAACAATGTTTACTGCAATAAGTGTGAAAACAATCTTGAAAAGATAAAATCCATGGAAAAGCAGCATGAAAAAAATTGTGAACTAATTCAAGCTCTCAAAAGGCAGGAAGAAAAAAGTTGTCAGAAGATTGCAGAATTGGAACAGAAATGTGAAGTTAATAATGAAAAACTGAAAACCCTAGAAAAGCAGAATGGTGTGGGAAGAAAACAGGAAGAGAAAAGTCGTCAAAAGATCACAGATTTGGAAAAGATATGTGAAGCAAATAATAACAAAATCGTGACCCTAGAAAAACAGAGCGATATGGAAAAAGAAAAGATTCGAACCATGGCAAACTACAGAAAGCGAAAGAGGAGTGTCATCAGAAGTAATGTTTCACCATAAATCAGTTGTTGATGTTTTTTCTTAGTTAACTTTTTTATACCATGTATAAATCGTAACACGGAATTGGTACTGAAACCGATCTCCtttaatgtttgataaaaaaaaaatgaatgcgtTTATGACTACATGTTCTAgctcataaaaagtaaaaaaaatatcaaaaatactgaactcgcaaaattcaaatcagaaagtccatgatcaaaagacaaaatcaaaacacatcaaatgaattaagacaactttcatattccttacTTGCTACAGGCAtctccttatgtagaaaatggctgATTCAACCTAGTTTTATGGgtgctaaacctcttacttgtatgatatTCTTATAAGATAAAACATATGCACCGGGTTCATTCTAATATATAGATGATACCAAGGGCAAATTTTAGGACTACCAAAATGGCGAACGAAAAAAGACATGAAAAGACTAACAGCAGTTCTCGAAAAAACAAACAGTTACTAAAGATGAAATCCATGGAATGtttctgtaaacatttattttttacgaCAGAACAAACAGTTCCTTCTCTATACGTGACAACCGCTGTGTTACTCAAGGTAAAACATGACTAGAAATATCAatcgttaataaaaaaattaacgaacaTCGAATCAGTAGGTGTTTTCCgtcagtttttttttacagatttaaactaaaattttaataattaagtGCATGTACATTTTCTTCACAAAACTGGCCATGGAAAGGTTACACGACCATAATGATCTTCTTTCAGAACAAACGACGGACAAGACAGTTATAACAATTTACaacaaatataatgaaaaattaaaacattcaaaaatataagaaaatacaCACGAACTTCACCAAAGAGACTACACTGAAATGGACAATGAATTTCATATCAAAGTTTTTATTGTAAATGAAGGTGAAtttgtacttttcattttaatttcagAATGTTTTGACCGATTTGAAGAAGCAAGACGTAAGTTAAAATGGCAATGTCAGAAATCAAAACGTAAACGGGAATATATGTATAGTCGGGCAGGTTTTCGCGGTCTTTAATCTCTAGATTTGAAATCTTAGTATGTTTTGAAAGTTAATCGTTCTTGACTTGTCTTAAAGTGATTCTTGATAAGCATGGCAATTGATTCAGGAGTCGGGAGTGCTAGAGAACGCTCAACCAGCAAATACACCCGGTCTTGGTCCATATTTAGATTGCgtaatttttgtttactttttttgtcGCTTGATGAGTAAATTCCAAATAATTTACGTGTTTAACTTACGATTTAATCAAATACTGCATGTTAGATATGAAGATCTCAAACAAATTCAGCTTAACGCTACAAGTTCAGGTATAGATTTTAATTCTACAATAAGCTATTAGTTGATATATAAATAAGGGGGGAAATTATACAACAATGATGACTATTGTTTGCTGTTCCAATATATAAGATATATCGAAAGTGGCATGtgttcaaaatcaataaaatatcgtACTTTAAGTCGTTTTTTAAAGAAGTATAGGTCTTATATCTGTTTCTGTATCCTTAATTTATCGATCTATTCTCATTGGAACAAGGATCTGACAGTAAAGATTGTTACAATATATTTACAGTGAAATAAAACGATTTTAgaagataataaaacaatatttgaatcTTACAAAACATTCCGGATAGAATCGAAGCACAAAAGAATCCAATGGTACCTCACTAAGCTTTCGTTGGAATATACTAAACGATAAAATGAAAATAGATAAAGCATTTTGAAATCTAGTTTtactaatagttcgtttctatgtatgttacaTTGTCGGTTTTATTTTGGTTGCATTTTAGTGTTctattgttccgttgttttcatcttatagttgacgtgtttccctcggttttagtttgtaacccggatatttttctctcaatcgatttatgaatttgaacagCGGTAATTCTATAATGGCCTTATTaacttatatatttaaaaaaatgaaatcactTGTACTTTGCAGCTTACTTTTCCCTTTGTTCGATATTAAATAATgcatgtatatcatatttttttctctctgttatttCGTTAATTCATATTATGCTTAATGTTAATAAAAAACAGAAGTACGAATATAATACGGATCAATATTACAGGGGAATATGACACAATGGAAGAGCAAGAAGAACATGCATATGAAGGTATATTTTATTGcattataaataaaatcattgCTAGGTAACTTTTGTTTGCTTTCATTTCGTTTTACCGTAATAAGTGCCTATTTGATACATTCAAGATTGATCAAAATATCTGGTATTTAGCTacagtaaaataattttgtactATTAAACTAAATATGAAATTCACAAGACATATATTCATTCTTATTGAAACTTTTTAGAACTGTTGATTTCCAATATCTGTGAAACATTTTTAACAAATTCATAATCCTTCCTTATATTCGAGAAAAGGCGACAGCAATGTCGCCTCGACAACCCTTCTCTCTCTCTTTATATATACACTTTATGCTGATTATAGATACGTGCCACTAGACTGAAAACAAACACACATGCCACCACCTTTATTTTGATCTAAAAATACGGAATTCCAATGTAAATTGAAAAAGGAGGGAGTCCATAAAACTTGACATAACAAAACGCTGGACTTTATCAACCAAGGGAACGACACTGGAAAATGATCGTCATATTCCTGATATTCTCATAAAAAAAACTATGGATCAAACATTGCttcatagctagcttaaccttccacttgtatgacaattgtttATATTTCTTCCATATTGACACATATGTGTGACCAACCAGAACAAACATCAATGGGTTAACTTGACCAATAGCATATACAAAACAATTGATTGTTTAATACCTTATTCAGACAAATATCGAAGTATCATGAAACCGTTTTCTCTGATGTTTAATCATGATTTTGGAATACATGTCACTATAATGAACCTGTAAGATAATAGCACTTGAGATATCGTTTAGGTTGAAGATTGTTAAGTAAGAATATACATTTCAAGTTATACGAGTTAGACAACATACATACTGTCTATATTATCTGCAATTTATACAAAGTGTGTGGTTTTTCAATTACGTTAACTGAATATTCTTTATCAGTTCGAAGAGTTTTATGTTTTTTCAATGTAAATGTTGACAGTCAAACACCAGAAATACAAACataaatttacacaaaaaaaataataaaccgcAGCTTACtataaaattgttgaaatttattttacgattaagaaaaaaatatgctttatttAAGAAAGACAACAGAAGAAGGCAAGATTTGAGGAGGAAGAGGACGACGATATAATTAGAGGTAAACAACTTAAGAGGGTACCGAACACTTTAGATAAAAtagatttggctcgtttaatttgcATTAAATTGTGACAGAACATTTTCATTgaactgttgaaaaaaaatattaaaaaattaagaaatttgaaCGACACAATTCAAAGGAATAATTTCATCAGATTATGgcagtttgacaaacattaaTCTAAATCATTTAGAAAGAGGTctagggcgaaagataccagaagaacagtcaagctcatagatcgaaaataaactgacaatgctatggctaaaaaataaagataaaacagacagacagataatagtacacaagacttgatttctttttattagtTATATGTGATTAATAAGTTCAGCTGAATTTCAGAGAGTCAACTCTCAGAGGGCTTCTGTATCACTAAAATTTGCTTGTCGTTCTGACCAAACATAATTTTGTGATCtctatttattgaaatatactttTCTCTAATAACcaataaccttttaaaaaaaatacaaataggcATTAGTTCAAATATCTATATTAGAATTGCAAATAATGTATAATGTAGCTTAAAGCTGATTGtatacataaaatgaaaaaagatagataccataaaaaaagaaaagttggCATTTCATATATTTAATATAGGTTAAAGGGACTGCAAAATCTAAATAATGATGTAAAGTTTTACACAATTCATGTATTCACTTTCGTACAAAATAACATTAACGGATTGTTAATCATTTATAATTCTTGTAATCTCTTTCTAGGTCATGAAATTCAGGAAATACGAGATGAAAAGGAGGTTGATGATAATGCAGTATGTGATGTTTGCAAAGATGTAAGGACATTCTTATTCTCGAAATTAGCAGACTTTAACAGGTTTTTTATGagaaaaatcttatttattattttgttaaatctATCTTAATAAGTGATAAAAGTACCCTCTTGGAACAAGATTAACACATGATACTCATTTTGAAAgggttattttaaaaaaaaagatgtggtatgagtacaaattagacaactctccatccatgtcttaatgtaaaaaagtaaacaattagagttctaagtacggtcttcaacatggaaccTTGtgtgactcacaccgaacagcaagctgtaaagggctCCTTAATGACtagtataaaaatatttaaaaaaccaaATACCAAAAtggtcttatttttatataaagaaacgagaaatacttatgaaccacacaaACAAACGAGAAATACTGAACAAGAGGTTCCTGACTTATGATAGGTGCATACAAATTTATATAAGCATATAATTTGTCCTTTCAACAGAACAGTAGGTTCATCAAGAATTTGTATAATAAGATTATTATAAAACACCTTTGGTTCATGTAACTGGCTATATTCTATTGGCACTTTagacatagatttgtatttacgcCCAATTATATaggtttaataaaaatgaaagctAAAGACAAATTTGTTCCGGGATAAGATAACAGGTTACTCTGTACCAGATGATAAACTACCACGCACAGATATGTCATCGGTCTTTCAAATTTTCCCTAAAGGAAAACACAGAGTGAAATATGGGTTTAAAAAGTTCTATGTTAATATCGAAACCTTACTTCAACATTTCAAGTGTGCATGAAACTTATTTTGAGGTTCAAATTCTATGTTTTAAAAGACCCTTACTGAAGTATATAAGACATATCTTTCTTTTTCCCAAATATTAAACTCTTCGATCGTGAATACGTTATGGTCATAATTGAGAAAGCATAATTACCTGTATATGACATTCAACTGAAACATTGTTGAATCTAAGTATACCGTGTGTAATAATTGATTTTACTGAATATTAAGAGTCGGGCGGATATAAATCACGAATATAAAGAAGTTGCCGTTATTTTAACTTCCAGTATTTAGCTTAGTTTCGAAGATGGGATCAATATATGCATCATAATTAAGTGTCACTTCCTTACCACAATGTcccttaaatatcaaaattatattgtttttgcTACGGATAACACATATTTGCTGAACTTGAATTTCTCTAACAAGAAGAATCAAGTGTAAACAAGTTTAAATCGAACTGAAAATGCAGTATTAAGGTGATTAAATAATACTGCGTTTTAAACCCTGGAACAGGATTCAATTTTCTGTACCCGAACATTGGCAAGCATTGTGGAACAGACACTTGTCTTGGTGAATCGCTGCCAAAACTGATTCCACTTTTATTCTTCATGTCTGTTTCTATTGTCTTCTCTATGGGGTTTCTTTCATTTGCCGTTATATTTGTGCTTACACATGATTTCTATGTTTTTCATCTTGACCAAAAAGTTGACTTTAAATGACAACTGCATTGAATTGGCGGTTCAGGGTGTTATAATGATCTTTTTGAAGAAATCGTTGCAGTGTGTACTGGACGGTCATTATCGCGTTTGATACAAATAGcaaatgaatatttataactttattgatcAGATCAGCACGTGTAGCAATAAACTTGGAGTTGTAGATTTGTAGTATAACTGTACATATGTAGTTTtgagaatacaaaataaatacaaagatatagtttttgattttgataatacAAGCAAGTAAAACACGGATCTATCCTTTTTTATATGACATGCATGTATTTTAACCCCTTTTAGAATGACTGGATTTGCATCTGCATTAATAAATGACTATAAAAATCTTTTGGACCGTGTCAATACCGAAGCACTGGGTTCTGTcggatgaattatatatatatagctttgaAGTAATATTAAACTTATGGAAACCttgaattaaataatttgttaacTCCCATTTCATATCCAACTAATTCAGACAACACTTGACTTTGGTGACGTAGACAATTTGCCATTTTGAGTTATATTGCCCCATACAAAATGCACAGATGCTCCAATAATGTTCAATTGTCTAATTAATCTGACCCGTTTTCTAACTTTTGCAAATTGATCTTTGCTATTCGAGTATATTTCTACCAAACAATGTTGGTCCtgacagtttaatttttgataaaattgcgTCTCTGGAGATTCGTAAAAAGTCGCACTTTTTCTCATCATTTCCTCGTTAACTCAATGATAAATCTACCGACCCCCATGTCTACTTGTACATCAAATTCAGAAATTCCATACATAAAAGTAAAAACTTTGCAAATCGATTGAGTATATTAAAACTATTATATCTGGCGAAGTATTATGTACTTAAAGTCtgtaaagaagaaaatatttttcatctcTAGAGAGAAATAAATAATGTCCAACAATAGATAAATTTAATGCTATGTTcttttttgagttaatgtcccaTGATGAACTGGTGAAGTCTGATTAAGGTTATAATGTtactaataaaaagtaaaaccacaaaaatactgaactccgaggaaagttctTAACGGAAGGTCCCTAATCAATTTTCTCTTTCCTGTGTACATCCATGAAAGATtatataaatactttaaaaaaatgaatattatgaAAAATTCTGCAAAAAATggatttttgctttaaaaaaataaatattattaatgtTACACGATAATTGTTGCAAAACAAATACTCTattcaattaaattttatatttttttttttttttttttattattatttcatagaaAGCGAGACTTCATTGCAaatgatttttgtcatttttttaattcaatataaagcctcggtcacaccttaatggatagctcgaacggatgcctaacggataactttttttcaatccgttcatatCCGTATGACGTCCGTT
It contains:
- the LOC143053879 gene encoding uncharacterized protein LOC143053879 isoform X3 produces the protein MEKQHEKNCELIQALKRQEEKSCQKIAELEQKCEVNNEKLKTLEKQNGVGRKQEEKSRQKITDLEKICEANNNKIVTLEKQSDMEKEKIRTMANYRKRKRSVIRKCFDRFEEARREYDTMEEQEEHAYEERQQKKARFEEEEDDDIIRGHEIQEIRDEKEVDDNAVCDVCKDITEEENNEMIFCDGCNVCVHQACYGVQVIPDGNWFCKTCVAGVKPKCALCPHNDGAMKMTSDGKQWAHVSCAWWIPGVTIGYPKEMAPIVGIETLPIMRRKPKGKHTRKTT